The Parashewanella spongiae genome has a window encoding:
- a CDS encoding SpoVR family protein, protein MTTEIKYPLDDGPEWSFELLSLYESEIDKVANYYGLDSYPNQIEIITAEQMMDAYAAIGMPVSYTHWSFGKKFIQTEQGYKRGQMGLAYEIVINSDPCISYLMEENTITMQALVMAHACYGHNSFFKNNYLFTTWTDASSIIDYLVFAKEYILKCELAHGKEKVENLLDSCHALMNYGVDRYKRPSEISFKEEQARQKQREEYLQSQVNDLWRTLPNTYQKKNIIEQKCFPEDAQENILYFIEKNAPLLESWEREIVRIVRKIAQYFYPQKQTQVMNEGWATFWHYTILNHLYDDGVVTDRFMLEFLQSHTSVVKQQNFDSPYYQGINPYALGFNMFCDIKRICESPTEEDKRWFPDIAGSDWLETVHFAMKNFKDESFISQYLSPKLMRDFKLFSVVNDSEKDHLTISAIHDDSGYQEIRKLLSQQYNLSNIEPNIQIQRVDVNGDRSLTLRHVPFNSIPLADDYIEVMKHLHRLWKFNVHIEEQALSGEVKYLSSCPELKFENEDKKMPSTN, encoded by the coding sequence ATGACAACAGAAATAAAATACCCTTTAGATGATGGTCCAGAATGGTCCTTTGAGCTTTTAAGTTTATATGAATCTGAAATTGATAAAGTTGCTAATTACTATGGTCTTGATAGTTATCCAAATCAAATTGAAATCATAACTGCAGAACAAATGATGGATGCTTATGCGGCTATTGGTATGCCTGTTAGTTATACTCATTGGTCTTTTGGGAAAAAATTCATTCAAACAGAACAAGGTTATAAGCGTGGTCAAATGGGGCTGGCTTATGAAATTGTCATTAATTCCGATCCATGTATCTCTTATTTAATGGAAGAAAACACAATTACTATGCAGGCACTTGTTATGGCACACGCTTGCTATGGACATAATAGTTTTTTTAAAAACAATTATCTGTTTACAACTTGGACTGATGCAAGTTCAATCATAGATTATTTGGTCTTTGCAAAAGAGTATATATTGAAATGTGAGTTGGCTCACGGGAAAGAAAAGGTTGAAAACCTTCTAGACTCTTGCCATGCACTTATGAATTATGGTGTAGATAGGTACAAACGTCCTTCTGAAATTTCTTTTAAAGAAGAACAAGCTAGACAAAAGCAACGTGAAGAGTATTTGCAAAGCCAAGTTAATGATTTATGGCGAACACTTCCTAACACTTATCAAAAGAAAAATATAATCGAACAGAAATGTTTTCCGGAAGATGCTCAAGAGAACATTCTCTACTTTATCGAAAAAAACGCCCCACTATTGGAGTCATGGGAAAGAGAAATTGTTCGAATAGTTAGGAAAATTGCACAGTATTTTTACCCACAGAAACAAACCCAAGTTATGAATGAAGGCTGGGCGACGTTTTGGCATTACACAATCTTGAATCATTTATATGATGATGGAGTAGTAACAGATAGATTTATGCTTGAATTCTTGCAGAGCCATACAAGCGTTGTTAAACAGCAAAATTTTGATAGCCCTTACTATCAAGGCATAAACCCCTATGCACTAGGCTTTAATATGTTTTGCGATATTAAGCGTATTTGTGAATCGCCAACTGAAGAAGATAAAAGATGGTTTCCTGATATCGCTGGATCTGACTGGTTAGAAACAGTTCACTTTGCAATGAAAAACTTTAAAGATGAAAGCTTTATCAGCCAGTATTTATCACCGAAACTCATGAGAGATTTTAAACTTTTCAGCGTTGTGAATGACAGTGAAAAAGACCATTTAACCATTTCAGCAATACATGACGATTCTGGTTATCAGGAAATACGAAAATTGCTATCTCAACAATATAACTTATCTAATATTGAACCTAATATTCAAATTCAACGCGTCGATGTTAACGGAGACCGATCATTAACATTACGGCATGTTCCTTTTAATTCAATACCACTCGCTGATGATTACATTGAGGTGATGAAGCATTTGCATAGGTTATGGAAATTTAACGTACACATAGAAGAACAGGCATTAAGTGGAGAAGTAAAATATCTATCGAGTTGTCCTGAGCTAAAATTTGAAAATGAGGACAAAAAAATGCCATCAACTAATTAA
- a CDS encoding YeaH/YhbH family protein, producing MANFIDRRLNAKGKSTVNRQRFIERYKSKIKKSVSDAVTQRSVTDIDTGESISIPTKDLSEPIFHQGSGGIRKQVHPGNKEFTAGDKIPRPDSGEQSGSGDGNASDTGDGDDDFIFQISKDEYLELLFEDLELPNLQNTELNKISEYQIHRAGFTNDGVPANINIVRSLQSSLARRIALTVSKKKELEQTKIELEKLFNVPGSDIDEIERKKNIIQSLEGRIKRVPFIDTFDLRFNNYAKHEIPSSQAVMFCIMDVSGSMDQATKDMAKRFYILLYLFLTRTYKNLDVVFIRHHTQAKEVDEQEFFYSQETGGTIVSSALNLVTEIQKKRFPENEWNIYVAQASDGDNWADDCNKCVETLTKNILPVVRYYSYIEITQRAHQSLWKQYQKLQNDFDNMTVQHIKQISDIYPVFRELFKRQSNSA from the coding sequence ATGGCTAATTTTATTGATAGACGGCTAAATGCCAAAGGTAAGAGTACTGTTAATCGGCAAAGATTTATTGAAAGGTATAAATCTAAGATTAAAAAGTCTGTTAGCGATGCTGTAACCCAAAGAAGTGTGACTGATATAGATACAGGTGAAAGCATAAGCATTCCTACTAAAGATCTATCTGAGCCTATTTTCCACCAAGGCTCTGGTGGAATTCGCAAGCAAGTTCATCCAGGAAATAAAGAGTTTACGGCAGGTGACAAAATCCCTCGCCCTGATAGCGGTGAACAAAGTGGTTCTGGTGACGGGAATGCTTCCGATACTGGAGATGGAGATGATGATTTCATTTTCCAGATATCAAAAGATGAGTATTTAGAGCTACTTTTTGAAGATCTAGAGTTACCAAATTTACAAAACACTGAACTTAATAAAATTTCAGAATACCAGATACATAGAGCTGGTTTTACTAATGATGGTGTTCCTGCAAACATCAACATTGTTCGCTCTTTACAATCTTCATTAGCAAGACGGATTGCACTAACTGTAAGTAAGAAAAAAGAATTAGAGCAGACTAAGATTGAACTCGAAAAACTGTTTAATGTTCCGGGTTCTGACATCGATGAAATTGAAAGGAAAAAAAATATTATTCAAAGCCTTGAGGGACGAATCAAAAGAGTACCCTTTATTGATACCTTTGATTTAAGATTCAACAATTATGCAAAGCATGAAATTCCATCATCTCAAGCGGTAATGTTTTGTATCATGGATGTATCAGGCTCAATGGATCAAGCAACAAAAGATATGGCAAAACGATTTTATATATTGTTGTATTTATTCCTTACTCGCACTTATAAAAATCTCGATGTTGTTTTCATAAGGCATCATACTCAAGCTAAAGAAGTTGATGAACAAGAGTTCTTTTATTCTCAAGAAACAGGAGGAACCATAGTCTCTAGTGCGTTGAATCTTGTAACAGAGATACAAAAAAAACGTTTCCCAGAGAATGAGTGGAACATCTATGTGGCACAAGCTTCAGATGGTGATAATTGGGCGGATGATTGCAATAAATGTGTAGAAACGTTAACAAAAAACATACTACCAGTTGTTCGGTACTATAGCTATATTGAGATCACTCAACGAGCACATCAATCTTTATGGAAGCAATACCAGAAGCTGCAAAATGATTTCGATAATATGACTGTTCAACACATTAAACAAATAAGTGATATTTATCCTGTTTTCAGAGAGCTATTCAAACGTCAGTCAAATAGTGCATGA
- a CDS encoding PrkA family serine protein kinase, whose translation MGIFEHYQERYEHKLDEEYELEEFLNICAKDKSTYVSAAERLLLAIGDPKTIDTSKDPVLSRIFSNRVITQYPAFSDFYGMEEAIEQIVAYLKHSSQGMEESKQILYLLGPVGGGKSSLAEKLKSLMQHMPIYVLSANGERSPVNDHPFCLFSREEDGKLLNIEYNIPSRYLKDIMSPWAVKRLHEFGGDISKFKVVKAFPSILDQIAIAKTEPGDENNQDISSLVGKVDIRQLEHFSQSDADAYAYSGALCRANQGVMEFVEMFKAPIKVLHPLLTATQEGNYNGTEGLSALPYNGIILAHSNESEWSTFRNNKNNEAFLDRVYIVKVPYCLRITEEIRIYNKLIKHSELSDAPCAPSTLDILAKFAVLSRIKVPENSSIYSKMRVYNGESLKDTDPKAKSYQEYRDFAGVDEGMTGLSTRFAFKILSRVFNFDKTEVAANPVHLFYVLEKQIEQEQFPQDIGERYLEFLKGYLIPKYVEFIGKEIQTAYLESYSEYGQNIFDRYVTYADFWIQDQEYRDPETGQLFDRTSLNSELEKIEKPAGISNPKDFRNEIVNFVLRARANHEGNNPLWTSYEKLRTVIEKKMFSNTEDLLPVISFNAKTSTDDQRKHDDFVNRMMEKGYTQKQVRLLSEWYLRVRKSS comes from the coding sequence ATGGGTATTTTTGAACATTACCAAGAGCGTTATGAACACAAACTAGACGAAGAGTATGAGCTAGAAGAATTTTTAAACATTTGTGCTAAGGATAAAAGTACATATGTGTCGGCTGCTGAGCGTCTTCTTCTCGCTATCGGTGATCCTAAGACTATCGATACATCAAAAGATCCGGTGCTAAGTCGAATCTTTTCAAACCGGGTGATAACGCAATACCCTGCTTTTTCAGATTTTTATGGCATGGAAGAAGCCATTGAGCAAATTGTTGCATATTTAAAACATTCATCACAAGGGATGGAAGAATCTAAACAGATCCTATATCTACTTGGCCCCGTTGGTGGTGGTAAATCATCGCTGGCTGAAAAACTAAAATCATTAATGCAGCATATGCCTATATATGTTCTGAGCGCAAATGGCGAAAGAAGTCCTGTTAATGATCACCCTTTTTGTTTATTTTCAAGAGAAGAAGATGGAAAGCTTTTAAACATTGAATATAACATTCCTTCAAGGTATCTCAAAGACATCATGTCTCCATGGGCTGTTAAGCGTTTGCATGAATTTGGCGGTGATATTTCTAAATTTAAAGTAGTGAAAGCATTTCCTTCAATTTTAGATCAGATTGCTATCGCAAAAACGGAACCTGGTGATGAAAATAATCAAGATATTTCATCACTAGTAGGTAAAGTAGATATTAGACAGTTAGAACATTTTTCACAAAGCGATGCGGATGCTTATGCGTACTCAGGAGCACTATGTCGAGCAAATCAAGGTGTAATGGAATTCGTAGAGATGTTCAAAGCTCCAATAAAAGTCTTACACCCACTTCTTACAGCAACACAAGAAGGAAACTACAATGGTACCGAGGGCTTATCAGCACTGCCATATAATGGAATCATTCTTGCTCATTCTAATGAATCTGAATGGTCAACATTTAGAAATAATAAAAACAATGAAGCATTCTTAGATCGTGTTTACATCGTTAAAGTCCCCTATTGTCTCCGTATTACTGAAGAGATCAGGATTTACAATAAACTCATTAAACATTCTGAACTTTCAGATGCACCCTGTGCACCTTCAACACTAGATATTTTGGCAAAGTTCGCTGTGTTATCAAGAATAAAGGTCCCTGAAAATTCATCTATTTATTCGAAAATGCGTGTATATAACGGTGAGTCACTAAAAGATACAGATCCTAAAGCTAAGTCATATCAAGAATATCGAGATTTTGCAGGAGTTGATGAAGGTATGACTGGGTTATCAACACGTTTCGCTTTTAAAATATTGTCTAGAGTGTTTAATTTCGATAAAACAGAAGTTGCAGCTAACCCTGTCCATCTTTTTTACGTTCTTGAAAAACAAATTGAACAAGAGCAATTTCCACAAGACATAGGCGAACGATATTTAGAATTTTTGAAAGGATATTTAATTCCTAAATATGTTGAGTTTATAGGAAAAGAAATACAAACAGCTTATTTAGAGTCATATTCTGAATACGGACAAAATATCTTTGACCGATATGTCACTTACGCTGATTTTTGGATTCAAGATCAAGAATATCGGGATCCTGAAACAGGACAATTATTTGATAGAACCTCTTTAAATTCTGAATTAGAGAAAATAGAAAAACCTGCAGGAATTAGTAACCCAAAGGACTTTCGTAACGAGATTGTTAACTTTGTACTAAGAGCTCGTGCTAATCATGAAGGAAACAATCCGTTATGGACAAGCTATGAAAAATTAAGAACAGTAATTGAAAAGAAAATGTTTTCAAACACTGAAGACTTATTACCTGTCATTTCATTCAATGCTAAAACCTCAACTGATGATCAAAGAAAACATGATGACTTCGTCAATCGAATGATGGAAAAAGGCTACACACAAAAGCAAGTCAGACTTCTCTCTGAGTGGTATTTGCGAGTGAGAAAATCCTCATAG
- a CDS encoding methyl-accepting chemotaxis protein, whose protein sequence is MRTNLPVTQREYPFVGSERLISSTDANGIIKHCNKAFAEMSGYTYDELIDQPHNIIRHPDMPEPVFAEMWKTIKSGNVWMGLVKNRRKNGDHYWVSAFVTPVFDGKTLVGYESVRVSAETSEKVRATAAYKNLSAGKKSISRMKSYYNHLMDSVSILVPVLITSIILGAFYSTSAAFVAVLIGLISLIWNKTVRYKEWKSLIDISPKSYSNQEVAQTYFPDIGIYARAKLVLATEISRTRTALTRINDSVSSLDEITQVTKTEASKTATVVEEQGSATQQIASAVTEMSQAIQEVSEKIEANSQSAELAINNVDSGAQLASEALRVIHDLNDSVRSISSTVEELAESTTQIGQAADLITSIADQTNLLALNAAIEAARAGEHGRGFSVVADEVRALASKTRESTDQIHTVVQQLSKRASVAVEASKQGEIAANEGVEVVDRTKNALNEIKEAVKQITDMTFHMSAAVEEQSSVADHINQQIVDIADGSTHTKDASNQSLAAAENLEKTVGVFRSLIARFAIK, encoded by the coding sequence ATGCGTACAAACCTTCCTGTAACTCAACGAGAATATCCATTTGTAGGTTCTGAAAGGCTTATTTCATCTACCGATGCGAATGGAATAATCAAGCACTGTAATAAAGCATTCGCAGAAATGAGTGGATATACTTATGATGAACTAATAGATCAGCCACATAATATAATACGTCATCCAGATATGCCTGAACCGGTTTTTGCTGAAATGTGGAAGACGATTAAAAGCGGTAATGTTTGGATGGGTTTGGTTAAAAACCGTCGGAAAAATGGTGATCATTATTGGGTTAGTGCATTTGTAACTCCTGTGTTTGACGGAAAAACTTTAGTTGGATATGAGTCTGTACGAGTTTCTGCAGAAACCAGTGAAAAAGTCAGAGCAACTGCGGCTTATAAGAATTTATCGGCGGGAAAGAAATCAATTTCTCGAATGAAATCATATTATAATCATTTAATGGATTCAGTTTCGATTCTAGTACCTGTGCTTATTACTTCTATTATTCTTGGTGCTTTTTATTCTACATCAGCAGCTTTCGTGGCTGTCCTAATCGGTTTAATTAGTTTAATTTGGAACAAAACCGTTAGATATAAAGAATGGAAAAGCTTAATTGATATAAGCCCTAAATCATATTCGAACCAAGAAGTCGCTCAAACCTATTTTCCGGATATCGGTATTTATGCCAGAGCTAAATTAGTCTTAGCAACCGAAATATCTCGTACAAGAACGGCTTTAACCCGAATTAATGATTCCGTATCAAGTCTAGATGAAATAACCCAAGTAACAAAAACAGAAGCTAGCAAAACAGCTACAGTTGTTGAAGAACAAGGAAGCGCTACTCAACAAATAGCTTCTGCCGTTACTGAGATGTCTCAAGCTATTCAAGAAGTTTCTGAAAAAATAGAAGCAAATTCACAAAGTGCTGAACTTGCTATTAACAATGTAGATTCCGGTGCGCAACTTGCGAGTGAAGCACTTCGTGTTATTCACGACTTAAACGATTCAGTGCGCTCAATATCAAGTACTGTTGAAGAGTTGGCTGAATCCACCACTCAAATTGGACAAGCGGCAGATTTAATTACGTCCATAGCGGATCAAACTAATCTACTCGCACTGAATGCCGCCATAGAAGCTGCCCGGGCAGGGGAGCATGGTCGTGGCTTCAGTGTCGTAGCTGATGAGGTTAGAGCTTTAGCGTCTAAAACTCGAGAGTCTACCGATCAAATACACACTGTTGTTCAACAACTATCTAAACGAGCTTCTGTTGCTGTGGAGGCCTCAAAGCAAGGAGAGATCGCAGCAAATGAAGGAGTCGAAGTTGTTGATAGAACAAAAAATGCGTTAAATGAGATAAAAGAAGCAGTAAAACAAATAACAGACATGACATTCCATATGTCTGCTGCAGTTGAAGAACAAAGTTCAGTAGCTGATCATATTAATCAACAAATTGTAGATATCGCCGATGGCTCAACTCATACGAAAGATGCATCAAATCAATCATTAGCCGCTGCTGAGAACCTCGAAAAAACAGTGGGTGTATTCAGATCACTAATTGCACGTTTTGCAATTAAATAA